A part of Tigriopus californicus strain San Diego chromosome 10, Tcal_SD_v2.1, whole genome shotgun sequence genomic DNA contains:
- the LOC131887782 gene encoding probable G-protein coupled receptor Mth-like 3: MDLAPLPKQYTWMKPKIGLVSCWFAGDLAIVLYFYGPIGTMLLANVTLFVRVATAFSSLVQETVVLRKYSSATTKSTLRKHVSNSSHDQQVHLLRVRLILGLKLFCVMGLSWTFEIISWILSTSTPCWMWYVPDAINLLQGLWIFLIFGAKPKRLAEIFHKIFKTSCPIMQVPPSLVPVPVHPE, encoded by the exons ATGGACTTGGCTCCACTACCCAAGCAATACACGTGGATGAAACCCAAGATTGGATTGGTCTCGTGTTGGTTCGCTGGTGATTTGGCCATCGTGCTATATTTCTACGGACCCATTGGAACCATGTTGTTGGCAAATGTGACCCTTTTTGTTCGAGTGGCGACAGCCTTTTCAAGTCTGGTGCAAGAAACCGTGGTGCTCCGCAAATACAGTTCTGCGACGACCAAATCGACCTTGAGGAAACACGTCTCCAACTCGAGTCATGACCAACAAGTGCATTTACTCAGAGTCAG ATTGATTCTTGGCTTGAAGTTATTCTGTGTCATGGGTCTCTCCTGGACGTTTGAGATCATATCGTGGATTCTTTCCACGTCCACTCCTTGTTGGATGTGGTATGTCCCGGACGCCATCAACCTTCTCCAAGGCCTTTGGATATTCCTCATATTCGGTGCCAAGCCCAAGCGACTGGCCGAAATATTccacaaaatcttcaaaaccTCCTGCCCAATCATGCAAGTCCCGCCCTCTCTTGTTCCCGTCCCAGTCCATCCAGAATAG
- the LOC131887781 gene encoding uncharacterized protein LOC131887781, translated as MGVCRKVVILFLIPVVLSFCTIYFEAQVNNGLKTFPSLVRQAVKDFQIRGKKYLKDLLNEPEGPSNDQDKPLPKPSGPKKTPSQGCCSRLKIEGTNSDDKFYQNIMGEYYIKKDLPFIKYEKIGKLSGSYPVYEHVFPNFVPTEEIPEPKKSYLYYYFNDHPQIQESVCPELGCWIISMYDPTPGNYWFGKKWYYILSNPVPKCPDNLTAKGSNVFRDTNDKVENNMRLTCLK; from the exons ATGGGTGTTTGCCGGAAGGTCGTGATCTTATTTTTGATCCCTGTTGTTTTGAGCTTCTGCACGATATACTTCGAAGCTCAAGTGAATAATGGGCTGAAAACTTTCCCTTCGTTGGTAAGACAAGCAGTGAAAGATTTTCAAATCCGAGGGAAAAAGTATCTGAAAGATCTTTTAAATGAACCGGAAGGACCTTCAAACGATCAAG ATAAACCATTGCCCAAACCCAGTGGCCCTAAAAAGACCCCAAGTCAAGGGTGTTGTTCAAGATTGAAGATTGAGG GTACAAACAGCGATGAcaaattctatcaaaatataATGGGCGAGTATTATATAAAAAAGGACCTGCCTTTCATTAAATACGAGAAGATTGGAAAACTGAGTGGCTCCTATCCGGTGTACGAGCACGTGTTCCCCAACTTTGTGCCCACGGAAGAGATTCCGGAACCCAAAAAATCCTATTTATACTACTACTTCAACGATCACCCCCAAATCCAAGAGAGTGTCTGTCCTGAATTGGGTTGCTGGATCATAA GCATGTATGATCCGACTCCGGGTAATTATTGGTTCGGAAAGAAATGGTACTACATCTTGAGCAATCCTGTGCCCAAATGCCCTGATAACTTGACAGCTAAAGGCAGCAATGTGTTCAGAGACACCAATGACAAGGTCGAGAACAATATGAGGCTAACTTGCTTGAAATAA